Below is a window of Bacilli bacterium PM5-9 DNA.
ATCATCAATATTGACTAATTCTTGTGGTATATAATTTGAAATATATCGAAATTTATTTGCGATTGTAATATTATCTTCTGGATTAATAATCATAATCGCCTTTTTTTCATTATAAACTCCTTTTTCAAGAACTTTTTTGAATTGTCTAAGATTACTTTTATTTTCATTAAATTCTTTTATCATATCTAAACTAATTTTTTCTTTTTGATACTGATTAGCTTTATTAACTACCATATCATTTGAAGTATCGCTTATTTCATTGAAATATTTATAATAATTCAAATTATCATATTTAAAATTATCATAAGAAATTTGTTCTTTAAAATCAGTCAAATCATCACTACTAAAAACAATATTTTTTATTTGAACAAATGATAACTTCTCTTTCATAACCTTTTTTGTTTCAGAATCTAATTGCTTATTAAAAAGCATTAAAGCATCATCCTTAACAAAATAACCAATTGTAATAATAACTAATATAACAATCGTAATAATCATTACTTTTCTATTATTTTTTTTCATTGTTATCACCCTTTCAAATAAACTATTATTTTTCATTAAAAAAATCAATAATATCTTGCTTATCTTTATTTAACTGTCTCACTAGATCATCAACATCATCAAAAATCTTTTCTTTTCTTATATACTTTATAAAGATAATTTCAATAATGCAACCGTAAATATCTTCATCAAAATCAAAAATATTTGTTTCAACAGAAGTATTACAAGAAAAATTAAAAGTTGGATTATGACCGATGTTAGTCATACCATAATACTCTTTATCATTAACAATAACTCTTGTTGCATAAACACCACTTTGTGGAATACGATAATTAACAAGCGGTAGCACATTTGCAGTAGGAAAACCAATCATTCTCCCCTTTTGATTACCAGCAATCACTTTACCAATAATAGAATATGGTTTAACTAATAAACGATTAGCCTCTTGAATACTACCATGGCTTAATAATTCATTAATCAATGTTGAACTAACTTTATCATGATTTATTTCGATACGTGGTAAAATAATTGTTTTAAACTCACTAAATTGTTGTAAGTAAGTAGCATTTCCAGCTTTATTTTTACCAAAAGCAAAATCATAACCACAAACTAAATATTTAATATTACTCGATATAATCATTTTCTCAACAAATTCTTGAGGACTTAAATTTTTAATTTTATCATTAAAATGAATTAAAAAGATTGTTTCAATACCCAATTCTTCTAAAATTTCTTTTTTTTGTTCAAATGATCTCAACATATAATAGTTATCAATTTTATTAACCAATTGACGTGGTGTTACATCAAAACACATAACACCAGCTTTCATATTTTTAGAGCTTGCTAGTTTAACAGCTTTTTTTATAACCTCACGATGTCCTAAATGAACACCATCAAAATTACCGATTGCTACAGCATATTCATTATTTAATTGAGATATTTCATCATCATTTCTTAAATGAATTATTTCCATTACCATAGCCCCCTTATCATTTTTGATAGTCCATTAGATGATTTATCATAAATTGCTTGAATATCACCTTGATACACTACTACAAATTTTTCATCAACTTCAATATTTAATGCTTTACCATTTTTTACATCGTTATACATAGTTTCATCAATATCAATCATTTTATATCCACTTAAAGCATCTTTCATTGAGATATATTTATATTCATTATTTTCAATATCATTTAAAGTATAACTATCTTCTAATTTAAAAACACCAGATTCAATACGATTTAAGCTCACTAAAACACCAGGATAGCCTAATTTTTTAGCTATATCAAAACATAAAGATCTAATATATGTTCCACTACTACACTCAACATCAATTGTAATTAAATCATCTTCAAAAGATAATAATTCTAAATTTAAAATATTTATTTCCCTTTGTGGAATTTCTACTTTTTCATTGTTACGTGCATACTCATATAATTTCTTCCCATTTACTTTAATCGCACTATAAATCGAAGGAATTTGCATTTGAACACCCTTAAAATCTTCTAATATTTTTAAAATATCATCATCATTATATTCATACTGGTATTCTTTTTTATCAACTACTTCACCCTCTAAATCTTGAGTAGTTGTTGCTTGCCCTAATTTAAAAGTCGCAATATATCTTTTTTTATCCAATACCAAGTAATTAGATAATTTAGTTGCTTTATTAATTAGACATACTAAAACTCCAGTTGCCATTGGATCTAAAGTCCCACAATGACCAACCTTTTTTGTTTTTAATATTCTTCTAAGTCTTGCTACTACATCATGACTTGACATATTTTTTTCTTTATTAACTAACACTATTCCATTCATTCAATCACCTTCTTTATTCTATCATTTTTACAAAGTTTTTTAAATGTTTATCATAAGATTATTATCTTGTTGATTACTGTTTTTTAACTAAAATATGATATAATCAAACTAGAGGTGGTTAAATTGTTAAATGATAAATTTATAATTGAAATGAGTTGTAATTATATCTATAGACTTGATGAGTTGAAAAATGCTAGTAGTAATTTATTTAAATACTTAATAAATAATTATCCTAACTTTAAAATTATTGACTTTCAAACACCATTCAATAAAACAAGATTACATGCTATTTGTATTCAAGATACTCTATCAAAAGATGTAGCAATCATCTATCAAGGATCAACTGATTTAGAAGATTGGCGACATGATAATTTAAATAACTTTTTAAATAAAAATGTTCAACAATATGAAGCAGCCTTAGAATATTATGAGTATATTGAAAATAAAGGACATCGTATTACTTATGTAGGTGGTAACTCTCTTGGTGGTGGTTGTGCCCAATATGTTGGTTTAAAACACCCTCACACTAGAGCTATTTGTATTAATTCATCACCATTAACTAAACACAATGACAATGATTCTAAAAACATTTTAAATATACGCGTTAGTTCTGAACCACTATATCGATGTGTTTCGCTTGATAGTGATAGATATGAAAGTGGTTATGTAGGTACAATAGTTTTAGTTAATCGCTCATTATATGGCAGCTATAATTATTTTAATAATCTTGAGTTAGCTCATCGAGGGGCAATTGTATTTCCATACAATTATATTTACACTAATTATCATGTAAATAGTATGGAAGAGTTTAAAAATGTTGTGGATGCTAAAACATATAATCAGTTTATGCAATTAAAAATTGCTCCTTCTCTATCTCAATTTATGAGTTTTGATTTAATCACAAACAATATTAACCAAGTTGATAATTTTGATTTAACTACTTTAAATAAAAATTACAATATTCGCCTTAAAGAAATTAAAAGATCACTATTAGATTACACTATTCCTAATTTTGAATTAAAAATTGGTGCACCATTTATCCATATAAATAATGAAATTAGTGATAACCTAAAAATGATTATTAAATATAGCCTATTACATATCACTAAACAAGAAGAAAAGCTGTACGATAATATTTACTATGTTATTGAAAAATCAACTAATTATTTTTACAAAATTATCACTGAAAACCTTATGGATATTAATAATAATATTAATGGTGATACAACCGCAAGTGATTATGAAAAAACCATCAATGATATGAACATTAATAAATTATGTATTACAAATATTTTAAAAAGTTTAAGTGAAATTTCAAATGAGTTAAATACTTATAATAACTTTTCATTTAAAGACTTTTTAAATAAAAAAACAATTGAACCATTTAATCAACAAGTAAAGCCTTTTACACTTGATTATAAGGAATTTGTTTATGATAAAATTGATAAAAGTATTATTAATAATATTTCAAGTAATAAATCATTTATTGAACAATTAGAAAAAATGATTGTAGCGGCTTTAAAAGCAAAGAAAATTTCATTACAACTAACTCAATCATTTATTAAATCATCACTTGTTCCTGAAGATATTGATTATTTAATGAAATATTATAATATAGGAAGTATTATTGAAAATGCTTTAAGTATTTTTAAAAATGATTTTTATGAAGCTATCTTAGCTAACTCAATGTTACAAAATTATCAAAGTAATTTAACTAATATTAATGAACAGCTTTTTGAATTAAGAAAAACAACTAATAATTTAAAAGAATATCTTTCTTTAACAAAAAATAATCATAAACAAAAAAGAATTATTAAAAAGATTGATGATATAAACAAATATATTGATGAATTGATTAAATTTAATAAACAAAGTTTAATTAATTAATTATTTTAATTTTTTAAATGCTGTGATAGAATAGAGTTATGTATTGTTAATAATTTTAACATGCAAACTAAAAACAATTTATATCTAAAAGAAAGGGGGTTTGCTTGTGAGAGCAATCGTAAAAACAAAAGCAGAAAAAGGTTTTGAATTATTAGAAATTGACGAACCAATGATTCAAAATGATGATGAAATAAAAATAAAAGTTATTCAATCATCAATTTGTGGCACTGATTATCACATTTACAAATGGGATGATTGGAGTCAAAAAAATGTCAGTATTCCTCATATCAACGGTCATGAAGGTTTAGCTGAAGTAGTAGAAGTAGGTAAGAATGTAACCAATGTTTGTATTGGCGATAAAA
It encodes the following:
- a CDS encoding D-alanyl-D-alanine carboxypeptidase (product_source=KO:K07260; cath_funfam=1.10.238.10; cog=COG1876; ko=KO:K07260; pfam=PF02557; superfamily=50814,55166; transmembrane_helix_parts=Inside_1_6,TMhelix_7_25,Outside_26_333); its protein translation is MKKNNRKVMIITIVILVIITIGYFVKDDALMLFNKQLDSETKKVMKEKLSFVQIKNIVFSSDDLTDFKEQISYDNFKYDNLNYYKYFNEISDTSNDMVVNKANQYQKEKISLDMIKEFNENKSNLRQFKKVLEKGVYNEKKAIMIINPEDNITIANKFRYISNYIPQELVNIDDIPKLDKDEYLLTQDSANALIQMCEGIEKDFSNECGGLVLTSAYRNYKTQKEIYNSMLASNSKNKTYVNSPGCSEHQLGNTLDIMASNVKQEDYYKTKQYQWIQVNAYKYGFIIRYPKNKESVTYINFEPWHLRYVGKDLAKKLYNENITLEEYYNDIYK
- a CDS encoding riboflavin kinase/FMN adenylyltransferase (product_source=KO:K11753; cath_funfam=2.40.30.30,3.40.50.620; cog=COG0196; ko=KO:K11753; pfam=PF01687,PF06574; smart=SM00904; superfamily=52374,82114; tigrfam=TIGR00083), whose product is MEIIHLRNDDEISQLNNEYAVAIGNFDGVHLGHREVIKKAVKLASSKNMKAGVMCFDVTPRQLVNKIDNYYMLRSFEQKKEILEELGIETIFLIHFNDKIKNLSPQEFVEKMIISSNIKYLVCGYDFAFGKNKAGNATYLQQFSEFKTIILPRIEINHDKVSSTLINELLSHGSIQEANRLLVKPYSIIGKVIAGNQKGRMIGFPTANVLPLVNYRIPQSGVYATRVIVNDKEYYGMTNIGHNPTFNFSCNTSVETNIFDFDEDIYGCIIEIIFIKYIRKEKIFDDVDDLVRQLNKDKQDIIDFFNEK
- a CDS encoding tRNA pseudouridine55 synthase (product_source=KO:K03177; cath_funfam=3.30.2350.10; cog=COG0130; ko=KO:K03177; pfam=PF01509,PF16198; superfamily=55120; tigrfam=TIGR00431), with the translated sequence MNGIVLVNKEKNMSSHDVVARLRRILKTKKVGHCGTLDPMATGVLVCLINKATKLSNYLVLDKKRYIATFKLGQATTTQDLEGEVVDKKEYQYEYNDDDILKILEDFKGVQMQIPSIYSAIKVNGKKLYEYARNNEKVEIPQREINILNLELLSFEDDLITIDVECSSGTYIRSLCFDIAKKLGYPGVLVSLNRIESGVFKLEDSYTLNDIENNEYKYISMKDALSGYKMIDIDETMYNDVKNGKALNIEVDEKFVVVYQGDIQAIYDKSSNGLSKMIRGLW
- a CDS encoding hypothetical protein (product_source=Hypo-rule applied; superfamily=103661,48498,53474) codes for the protein MLNDKFIIEMSCNYIYRLDELKNASSNLFKYLINNYPNFKIIDFQTPFNKTRLHAICIQDTLSKDVAIIYQGSTDLEDWRHDNLNNFLNKNVQQYEAALEYYEYIENKGHRITYVGGNSLGGGCAQYVGLKHPHTRAICINSSPLTKHNDNDSKNILNIRVSSEPLYRCVSLDSDRYESGYVGTIVLVNRSLYGSYNYFNNLELAHRGAIVFPYNYIYTNYHVNSMEEFKNVVDAKTYNQFMQLKIAPSLSQFMSFDLITNNINQVDNFDLTTLNKNYNIRLKEIKRSLLDYTIPNFELKIGAPFIHINNEISDNLKMIIKYSLLHITKQEEKLYDNIYYVIEKSTNYFYKIITENLMDINNNINGDTTASDYEKTINDMNINKLCITNILKSLSEISNELNTYNNFSFKDFLNKKTIEPFNQQVKPFTLDYKEFVYDKIDKSIINNISSNKSFIEQLEKMIVAALKAKKISLQLTQSFIKSSLVPEDIDYLMKYYNIGSIIENALSIFKNDFYEAILANSMLQNYQSNLTNINEQLFELRKTTNNLKEYLSLTKNNHKQKRIIKKIDDINKYIDELIKFNKQSLIN